The window TCCTCATCAAGCTGACCCGGCCCCCAACCTGCATAACCGAGCGCGACCAGCCAGCGCTTTGGTCCCTTGTTCGTCCCGATCACGCGGAGCACATCAATCGTCGCGGTCAAACCCCACAAGTTCGAGACTTGCATGCTGTCCTGCCCGCTCCAGTCGAGGGAGTGAAGGACGAAACCGCGCTGGGGTTCAACCGGCCCGCCCGCGTGGATCGGCACATCCGGCGCTGATCCCGGCTCAATCCCGAACTGACCCAGCAATCCGTGAAGTCCAAGGCGCGGCATGATGCGGCCAATGCCGATGCCCAGCGCTCCTTCTTCGTCATGCTGGCAAATCGCGATAACCGAGCGCTCAAAGCGGGGATCGCCAATACCGGGCATGGCAAGCAGCAGCTTGCCGGTCAGAAAGGGGGGACTCGGCGCCATGATCGCCAGGAAGATTGATCCGCAACTTGGCCAATGTCCAGCACCCACTTGCAATAGGCGGCAGTTGGAACCAGAGGAGGGACAGCCAGAGACAAACTGAACTGAAAGGATATGCCATGACTATTTCTGTTGGAGAGAAGATCCCGTCGACAAATTTCGTTCAGCCGACTGCGGACGGCCCACAAGGTGTTTCCAGCGACGAATTCTTCAAGGGCAAGCGCGTCGCACTCTTTTCCGTGCCAGGCGCATTTACGCCGACTTGCTCGGCCAAGCACCTTCCGGGTTTTGTCGAGCATGCAGCTGACCTCAAGGCCAAGGGGATTGATGAAATTGCCTGCACCGCCGTCAATGACGCATTTGTCATGGGCGCATGGGGCAAGGCATCGGGCGTTGACGGCAAGGTCACGATGCTGGCCGATGGCAATGGCGATTTCGTAAAGGCCGTCGGCCTCGAAATGGATGGGTCGAAGTTCGGCATGGGGCCGAGAGGCCAGCGCTTTGCAATGGTCGTCAACGACGGAACGGTCGAACATCTGTTCGTCGAAGGCCCCGGCGAATTCCGGGTAAGCTCCGCCGAATATATGCTTGAAAACATCTGAGCGACCAACTTGAAGCT of the Aquisediminimonas profunda genome contains:
- a CDS encoding YqgE/AlgH family protein, producing the protein MAPSPPFLTGKLLLAMPGIGDPRFERSVIAICQHDEEGALGIGIGRIMPRLGLHGLLGQFGIEPGSAPDVPIHAGGPVEPQRGFVLHSLDWSGQDSMQVSNLWGLTATIDVLRVIGTNKGPKRWLVALGYAGWGPGQLDEEMHRHGWHVADANDTLLYDMPVEERWTAAFEAQGIDPRLLALDSGHA
- a CDS encoding peroxiredoxin: MTISVGEKIPSTNFVQPTADGPQGVSSDEFFKGKRVALFSVPGAFTPTCSAKHLPGFVEHAADLKAKGIDEIACTAVNDAFVMGAWGKASGVDGKVTMLADGNGDFVKAVGLEMDGSKFGMGPRGQRFAMVVNDGTVEHLFVEGPGEFRVSSAEYMLENI